One genomic region from Methanorbis furvi encodes:
- a CDS encoding glycosyltransferase family 32 protein: MVHTTEQNRTSIPKIIHHTWFGKDPYPSIVRKCIFSWKKYLPDYEIILWTADNFDMDICPWIREAYDAKKYAFVADYARFYLLAEYGGLYLDADVEILKCLDPLLNQRGFVGRLSSPLTYESLGGAVIGSEKGHPIFWELADEYNALTFVSETKTLNTFITESFVMCNVFSRHGLVRSNCLQSIEGITIYPYEYFPWTTAPGIFQPLNSAYTLHHPYGSWLNDKTGFSKLFLKGNRIANHHYIFLSKILRNTIGEKNGMRLIQYYQKLQK, from the coding sequence ATGGTTCATACCACTGAGCAGAATAGGACCTCAATACCTAAGATAATTCATCACACTTGGTTTGGAAAGGACCCTTATCCTTCCATTGTCAGAAAATGTATTTTCAGTTGGAAAAAATATCTACCTGATTATGAAATTATTCTCTGGACTGCCGACAATTTTGACATGGATATTTGTCCTTGGATTCGAGAAGCTTATGATGCAAAAAAATATGCCTTTGTTGCTGATTATGCCCGTTTTTATTTGCTTGCTGAATATGGTGGGTTATATCTGGATGCCGATGTGGAAATTTTGAAATGTCTGGATCCTTTGTTGAATCAAAGGGGTTTTGTTGGACGCCTTTCCTCCCCTCTCACATATGAATCGTTAGGGGGTGCTGTGATTGGGTCGGAAAAAGGACATCCTATTTTTTGGGAACTTGCGGATGAGTACAATGCACTCACCTTTGTTTCTGAGACGAAAACTCTCAATACTTTTATTACTGAATCTTTTGTGATGTGCAATGTTTTTTCCCGTCATGGACTTGTCCGATCGAACTGTCTGCAATCAATAGAGGGTATTACAATCTATCCTTACGAATATTTTCCATGGACTACTGCCCCCGGAATTTTTCAGCCGCTCAACTCAGCATATACGCTTCATCACCCATATGGTTCCTGGCTCAATGACAAAACGGGTTTTTCAAAACTTTTCCTGAAAGGAAATCGTATTGCCAATCATCATTACATATTTCTGAGCAAAATTCTTAGGAATACCATTGGTGAGAAAAATGGAATGCGTCTGATACAATACTATCAAAAACTGCAAAAATAA
- a CDS encoding DUF3006 domain-containing protein has product MSERLLITVDAIEGEKASLLLRLPEEERPFAVVPLSMLPEGVAVGDILSISFQAEPEMTEEARRRVAELHEKLMGR; this is encoded by the coding sequence ATGAGTGAGAGGCTGCTGATAACGGTTGATGCAATAGAGGGGGAGAAGGCATCGCTTCTTCTCCGGCTGCCGGAAGAGGAACGACCGTTTGCGGTCGTTCCTCTTTCGATGTTGCCGGAGGGCGTAGCTGTCGGTGATATTCTGTCGATCTCGTTTCAGGCTGAACCTGAGATGACTGAAGAGGCACGGCGGCGGGTAGCGGAGTTGCATGAGAAGCTGATGGGGAGATAA
- a CDS encoding dTDP-4-dehydrorhamnose 3,5-epimerase family protein gives MVRCIRGEIQDVVVDIRKDSPTFLEHYGVELSAENMKLFVIPEGFVHDFQSLEKDCEIMYLVTEFYSPESERGLRFDDPALCIFWPLEVSDISEKDRKHPLITPEFSGLDVSMYQEKA, from the coding sequence GTGGTACGCTGCATTCGTGGAGAAATTCAGGATGTTGTTGTGGACATCAGAAAAGATTCTCCGACATTTCTCGAGCATTATGGCGTGGAACTCTCAGCAGAGAATATGAAATTGTTCGTGATTCCAGAAGGATTCGTCCACGATTTTCAGTCGCTTGAGAAGGACTGTGAGATCATGTATCTGGTAACAGAGTTTTACTCGCCGGAGAGCGAAAGGGGACTGCGGTTCGATGATCCAGCGCTCTGTATTTTTTGGCCACTTGAAGTGAGTGATATTTCAGAGAAGGATAGGAAGCATCCGTTGATTACACCGGAGTTTTCTGGACTGGATGTATCAATGTATCAGGAGAAGGCATGA
- a CDS encoding flippase, translating to MPSAIISRISNIPPIQRQSMIQLGVTIAITLLGFLSTMLFTHLLGKDLMGVYFLFLAYFGIFNMIGDGGFGSAAVKRISEGKDQNEYITAYATLRLLLIIVSTLLLLVIGPYFVDLEGYNMILWIIAALVAAFFSHTITYGVYSLGHVGIFNLSAGISELSRIGIQVVAVLLGYSVAGLFGGFVIGMILSGIICIRYFKFKLARFGFRHLQSLLSYSMWAFLIASGSVVLTYTDTIFIGYFMTNGDVGVYRVALQLTTIGTFITAAIAGTLTPKFSNWSAKGDLTQIPGILTRSITYGLLLAVPTAAGGVLLSERLLYFFYGADFAVGGTACSILLFLQIVNVFMVFFGTTLSAIDHARQSFYATASAALLNIVLNIALIPLIGIEGAAVASLISIILNAVLLRHFLKHYVPIHVEAKPILHIIVSALLMAAFIFIYKQFVPLTNVFLVLIPVAVGAVIYFVVLFKLDKELHDEITGLVKQFGIPWPRWL from the coding sequence ATGCCGTCCGCAATCATTTCCCGCATCTCCAATATTCCACCCATTCAGCGTCAGAGCATGATTCAGCTTGGTGTAACCATAGCGATAACGCTCCTTGGATTTCTCTCAACCATGCTCTTCACCCATCTTCTTGGAAAAGATCTGATGGGTGTCTATTTCCTCTTCCTCGCATATTTCGGCATCTTCAATATGATCGGTGACGGTGGTTTTGGCAGTGCCGCAGTCAAACGAATCTCCGAAGGAAAAGATCAGAACGAGTACATTACAGCATATGCGACGCTTCGACTTCTGTTAATTATTGTGTCAACTCTCCTTCTTCTTGTGATCGGCCCGTACTTTGTGGACCTCGAAGGCTACAATATGATTCTCTGGATTATCGCAGCTCTTGTTGCGGCATTCTTCAGTCATACTATCACTTACGGCGTATACTCTCTTGGTCATGTAGGCATCTTTAATCTCTCTGCAGGAATATCTGAACTCTCTCGAATCGGTATACAGGTGGTAGCCGTTCTCTTAGGATACTCTGTTGCCGGACTTTTCGGCGGTTTCGTCATCGGTATGATCTTGTCAGGCATCATCTGTATCAGATACTTCAAATTCAAACTTGCCCGTTTTGGTTTCCGTCATCTGCAGAGTCTTCTCAGTTACTCAATGTGGGCATTTCTGATTGCATCAGGTTCAGTAGTGCTCACCTACACCGATACTATCTTCATCGGTTACTTCATGACCAACGGCGATGTTGGTGTTTACCGCGTTGCACTCCAACTCACTACAATAGGTACCTTCATCACTGCCGCGATTGCCGGCACACTTACGCCAAAGTTCAGCAACTGGAGTGCCAAAGGCGATCTCACTCAGATTCCGGGAATCCTCACAAGAAGCATCACCTATGGCCTTTTGCTCGCAGTACCCACAGCCGCCGGAGGCGTTCTCCTTTCCGAACGACTGCTTTATTTCTTCTACGGCGCCGACTTTGCTGTTGGTGGGACGGCATGCTCCATTCTGCTTTTCCTTCAGATCGTCAACGTCTTCATGGTATTCTTTGGAACAACCCTCAGTGCTATCGACCATGCCCGTCAGTCCTTCTACGCAACCGCTTCAGCTGCGTTGCTCAACATTGTTCTCAACATTGCCTTGATTCCCCTCATTGGCATCGAAGGAGCAGCTGTCGCCTCGCTTATTAGCATTATTCTCAATGCTGTCCTTCTCAGACACTTCCTCAAACACTACGTTCCTATCCATGTCGAGGCAAAACCGATTCTCCACATCATCGTAAGTGCTCTTCTGATGGCAGCATTCATCTTCATCTACAAACAGTTCGTTCCGTTAACCAACGTTTTCCTTGTGCTCATTCCTGTCGCTGTTGGAGCAGTCATCTACTTTGTTGTCCTCTTCAAACTTGACAAAGAACTCCACGACGAGATTACGGGTCTTGTAAAACAGTTCGGCATTCCCTGGCCAAGGTGGTTGTGA